ATATGCATATCCCGGTTTTTGGTAAGGCTCGCCTGTAAGGCTGGCTCATAGTATCCAGTGAACTGTGGATCTGCATCAAGCCTGTAAAACGTAAAATTCTTTGCCAGCAATTCAGGATTTGCATCAAGTTTTGGCAAAAGCAACTGCATACGTTTAATAGCTGCCGCAAGAGTTTTCCACGTAACTTTTAATCCGTATTTATTAAGCGCAAGTTTAGACTGTGGTTTTTTTGAGACGTAAAGAGCGGAGCGTTCAAGAGCGGGGGCAAAATCCATCCATGATTGCATTCCCTGTTTGCCAATTGTGAGAGTTTGAATCACAGTATCGGCTTCCGAATCACTAAGTTTTATGAATCGCTCCCCTTCGGGTTGTTCTATAACCGGATCAACTGATTCGGTCGGTGGGGGAGACTGGCTGCACCCGGCAAAGAAAATAGTACTGATAATAAGTAGTGCAGATAAAATTCGAGTAATATGTCCGACAGTCAATTTCGTCCTCCAGTACAGTATGTGGTTAGCTTCTGTAGCATGGAATATTTTGAGTTCAAAGCCCGAACCGCAAACACCTTTTTTATCCAATATAGAAAGTTGCGGCTCTGATTATTGACAGTAATGGTTATAATGTGGCTT
Above is a genomic segment from Halodesulfovibrio sp. MK-HDV containing:
- a CDS encoding MltA domain-containing protein, giving the protein MTVGHITRILSALLIISTIFFAGCSQSPPPTESVDPVIEQPEGERFIKLSDSEADTVIQTLTIGKQGMQSWMDFAPALERSALYVSKKPQSKLALNKYGLKVTWKTLAAAIKRMQLLLPKLDANPELLAKNFTFYRLDADPQFTGYYEPALQASLTKNRDMHIHCTQSLPIFRY